In a single window of the Fusarium falciforme chromosome 3, complete sequence genome:
- a CDS encoding Glyco-hydro-cc domain-containing protein: protein MKIQSLLLATYAALAASRAVRCKSHEHLLYHRSNYTLPGGELASGTPSISTDEAIASYGHSTPSSLSLNVTTLARLIRTAGPIEHHSSSNLPVEASLPTTTAFVFVSTTTATTVQPTAPTISLVAVKSSGVPETINPDKRPKKGMSFTNQDVAQAWGQKKIGWAYNWWTDRGDIPKEMEYYPMVWCPTKIGMDGWTNDAEAAIASGSKHLLGFNKPDQHGQCDIPVEQAVEGYKSYMNTFKGRALLGSPAVTNNPAPRGLDYLSRFLDQCGNDCHIDFLVTHWYGVEQNGVWNFQRHVNSTIELAAKYGISQVYITEFGMTGAEVETSSAFIEEVVPWLDQNEAVGGYAYFGFYDGILMKGDAISELGQAYARAG, encoded by the coding sequence atgAAAATCCAATCGCTTCTTTTGGCTACCTATGCGGCCCTTGCCGCCAGTCGAGCTGTGCGTTGCAAGTCTCATGAGCATCTCTTGTACCATCGCAGCAACTATACTTTGCCCGGAGGAGAGCTGGCCTCAGGTACTCCTAGCATCTCAACGGATGAAGCTATCGCTTCGTATGGGCACAGCACTCCCTCGTCCCTATCCCTGAATGTGACCACCTTGGCCAGACTTATTCGTACAGCCGGTCCAATCGAGCACCATTCATCCTCCAACCTTCCGGTGGAGGCGTCTCTACCTACAACTACAGCTTTCGTTTTCGTGtcgaccaccaccgccactaCTGTGCAGCCCACTGCTCCCACCATTTCACTTGTGGCGGTTAAGTCCAGTGGTGTACCAGAAACTATCAACCCCGACAAGCGACCCAAGAAGGGCATGTCCTTCACCAACCAAGACGTGGCACAGGCCTGGGGTCAAAAGAAGATTGGCTGGGCTTACAACTGGTGGACCGATCGAGGTGACATCCCCAAGGAGATGGAGTATTATCCCATGGTCTGGTGTCCCACCAAGATCGGTATGGACGGCTGGACAAATGATGCCGAGGCTGCCATCGCTTCTGGATCTAAGCATCTGCTGGGTTTCAACAAGCCAGATCAACACGGGCAGTGCGACATCCCAGTGGAGCAGGCTGTTGAGGGATACAAGAGTTACATGAACACGTTCAAGGGGCGAGCTCTCCTCGGTTCACCGGCCGTCACTAACAACCCCGCTCCTCGGGGTCTCGACTATCTTAGCCGGTTCCTCGACCAGTGCGGGAACGATTGCCATATCGATTTCCTCGTAACCCACTGGTATGGGGTGGAACAGAATGGAGTGTGGAACTTCCAGCGTCACGTTAACAGTACTATCGAGCTCGCCGCAAAGTACGGTATTTCGCAGGTCTACATTACCGAGTTTGGAATGACGGGAGCCGAGGTCGAGACAAGCAGTGCTTTCATTGAAGAAGTTGTGCCTTGGCTGGACCAGAACGAAGCAGTTGGTGGATATGCGTACTTTGGATTCTACGACGGCATTCTGATGAAGGGTGATGCTATCAGTGAGCTTGGCCAAGCCTACGCAAGGGCGGGCTAG
- a CDS encoding FMN hydroxy acid dehydrogenase domain-containing protein: MPSSETQQAGKDASNLPPATATVPVDSKPGEKPPLDSLISTLDFEEVASKTLDPKAWAFYSSAATDLITKGMNAACYDQMILRPRVMVDVEKVSTKQKILGCDSGVPFYFSPVAMAKLVHPEGEKAVARGCKENNVIQTISTQASYPVEEIVKEGDVGQSFFYQLYVNKDRSKSENLLARVQALGIKAVFVTVDGPVPGKREADERAKAEEGLSIPSGSKAKSDRKGGGYGRIMGNWVDASLSWKDIAWLRKAWSGRVVLKGVMTAMDAKLAAQHKLDAIVLSNHGGRNLDTSPATILLLLELQKNCPEVFDQLEILVDGGIRRGTDVFKALCLGARAVGVGRGFSYALNYGEEGVKKYVEILKDELETTMRLCGITDLSQVHPGLVNTGAVDHLVPGLDGHPYAKWRPKASL; this comes from the exons ATG CCTAGCAGCGAGACTCAACAGGCTGGCAAAGATGCTTCCAATCTTCCACCAGCAACGGCAACGGTGCCCGTGGATTCAAAGCCCGGAGAGAAACCTCCTCTAGACTCGTTGATCAGCACCCTCGACTTTGAAGAAGTAGCTTCAAAGACCCTCGACCCCAAAGCATGGGCCTTTTACTCTTCAGCAGCGACAGATCTGATAACAAAGGGCATGAACGCAGCTTGCTATGATCAAATGATCTTGCGTCCTCGCGTAATGGTTGATGTTGAAAAGGTTAGCACGAAGCAGAAAATCCTTGGTTGCGACAGCGGTGTCCCGTTTTACTTCTCACCTGTTGCCATGGCCAAACTGGTTCATCCTGAAGGCGAGAAGGCGGTTGCGCGAGGATGCAAGGAGAACAATGTCATCCAGACTATCTCAACACAAGCATCGTACCCGGTCGAAGAGATTGTCAAAGAAGGAGATGTTGGTCAGTCCTTCTTTTACCAGCTCTACGTCAATAAGGACCGGAGCAAGAGCGAGAACCTTCTTGCACGAGTCCAGGCACTGGGAATCAAGGCCGTATTTGTCACTGTCGACGGCCCAGTTCCCGGTAAGAGAGAAGCAGACGAACGAGCGAAGGCCGAAGAAGGTCTTTCTATTCCAAGTggctccaaggccaagagcgaTCGCAAGGGCGGCGGATACGGGCGCATCATGGGTAACTGGGTGGATGCGTCACTCAGCTGGAAAGACATCGCTTGGTTGCGGAAGGCTTGGTCTGGTCGTGTCGTGCTCAAGGGTGTCATGACCGCCATGGATGCCAAGCTCGCGGCCCAGCACAAGCTGGACGCTATCGTTCTAAGTAACCACGGCGGCAGGAATTTGGACACAAGCCCAGCGACCATCCTACTACTTCTCGAACTTCAGAAGAACTGCCCTGAAGTATTTGATCAGCTAGAGATCTTGGTAGATGGAGGTATTCGACGTGGAACCGACGTCTTCAAAGCATTGTGTCTGGGGGCTAGAGCCGTGGGGGTGGGTAGGGGATTCTCGTATGCTCTCAACTATGGTGAAGAGGGTGTCAAGAAATATGTCGAGA TACTCAAAGACGAACTTGAGACAACCATGAGACTTTGCGGTATCACTGATCTCTCTCAAGTCCACCCTGGGTTGGTGAACACGGGGGCCGTGGATCACCTCGTTCCTGGCCTAGATGGACATCCATATGCGAAGTGGCGTCCTAAGGCATCGCTGTAA
- a CDS encoding MFS domain-containing protein: MARRQPVAHVEQHNVYQDVNADAAKAGVAVEEVVAARITEDHLVTKSREALNLRSRAGFRLCLIMLVMAVNQAGYGIDWGVISSINSNTHWHDYFGFENKGSTLGVINALMTIGNFCGAPFLCLADKIGRRSVNFAGCFLTVAAAAIQAASPNVACLMAGRFILGFGTALCTSSQYIAEVAPPHIRGHIVGIFGAFFQVGSLAIIGIMMGFTHWESNWSWRVAFLIQAAFPAFVCCTIYFLCPESPRYMVMKGQREKARHMISRYFTSSDDVNHPFVDVMMSQIDESIETSVVGFRATWDFRVFFTKAAAFRTCILALYSVFQQWNGGGIIGMYLDPALETIGITKKLDVLGINLGLTATYFVFTLFGAYIIEYFRRRTLIFAGLIAIIVAQIAVTITSWQVEQQENARYLSYLTVLWIYGFQVCSASFIATMHNLYPVELLSLALRAKGMAMYTMFQGAAGVVHNYGISVGIQKIGYKIWAVYIVYNFCQLIIAYFVFPETGKLNLEEIDHIFETKGANPVKLSVKVADAKWGSLKAEKLRARNGGVVEV; encoded by the exons ATGGCGAGAAGACAGCCCGTTGCACACGTTGAGCAGCACAACGTCTACCAAGACGTCAACGCCGATGCCGCAAAGGCTGGCGTTGCTGTTGAGGAGGTTGTCGCGGCTCGCATCACCGAGGACCACTTGGTCACCAAGTCGAGAGAGGCCTTGAACCTCCGGTCGAGAGCCGGATTTCGTCTCTGCCTCATCATGCTTGTCATGGCCGTTAACCAGGCTGG CTACGGTATCGATTGGGGTGTAATCAGCAGTATCAACTCCAACACCCACTGGCACGACTACTTTGGCTTCGAGAACAAGGGCTCCACGCTCGGCGTCATCAATGCCCTCATGACCATTGGAAATTTCTGCGGTGCACCTTTCCTCTGCTTGGCCGACAAGATCGGTCGACGCAGCGTCAACTTTGCCGGTTGCTTCCTCActgtcgccgccgccgccatccaGGCTGCTTCGCCCAATGTTGCTTGCCTGATGGCTGGACGCTTCATCCTGGGCTTCGGCACTGCGCTTTGCACGAGTTCGCAGTACATTGCCGAAGTTGCGCCTCCGCATATTCGTGGACA CATCGTCGGTATCTTTGGTGCCTTCTTCCAAGTCGGTtccctcgccatcatcggaaTCATGATGGGCTTCACCCACTGGGAGAGCAACTGGAGCTGGAGAGTCGCCTTCCTCATCCAAGCCGCCTTCCCAGCCTTTGTCTGCTGCACCATCTACTTCCTCTGCCCCGAGTCTCCTCGATACATGGTCATGAAGGGACAGAGGGAGAAGGCTCGCCACATGATCTCACGCTATTTCACCTCCTCTGACGACGTCAACCATCCTTTTGTCGATGTCATGATGTCCCAGATTGACGAGTCCATCGAGACCAGTGTTGTGGGTTTCCGTGCTACCTGGGATTTCCgcgtcttcttcaccaaggCCGCTGCCTTCCGTACCTGTATCCTTGCTCTGTACTCTGTTTTCCAGCAGTGGAATG GTGGTGGCATTATCGGCATGTACCTGGACCCCGCCCTCGAGACCATCGGAATCACCAAGAAGCTTGATGTTCTGGGTATCAACCTCGGTCTGACGGCTACCTACTTTGTCTTTACCCTCTTCGGTGCCTACATCATCGAATATTTCCGTCGACGCACGCTCATCTTTGCCGGATTGATCGCCATTATTGTCGCCCAGATCGcagtcaccatcaccagctgGCAAGTCGAGCAGCAGGAAAATGCGCGATACCTGTCGTATCTCACGGTTCTCTGGATCTATGGCTTCCAGGTCTGCAGTGCCTCGTTTATTGCAACCATGCACAACCTGTACCCAGTTGAACTGCTCTCCCTGGCCCTCCGAGCCAAGGGTATGGCCATGTACACCATGTTCCAG GGCGCTGCTGGTGTCGTCCACAACTACGGCATCTCAGTCGGTATCCAAAAGATCGGCTACAAGATCTGGGCCGTCTACATCGTCTACAACTTCTGCCAGCTCATCATCGCCTACTTCGTCTTCCCCGAGACGGGcaagctcaacctcgaggaaATCGACCACATCTTTGAGACCAAGGGCGCCAACCCCGTCAAGCTGAGCGTCAAGGTTGCCGACGCCAAGTGGGGTTCGCTCAAGGCGGAGAAGCTCCGTGCGCGGAATGGGGGCGTTGTTGAGGTGTAG
- a CDS encoding Glyco-hyd-65N-2 domain-containing protein, which translates to MDDADQDLALHYTSPASSWSEALPVGNGRLGAMIYGRTTTELLQLNEDSVWYGGPQDRTPRDAKRNLAKLRELIRAEKHEEAEALVKEAFFATPTSMRHYEPLGNCTLEFNHGEEDVSDFRRRLDLSTSQNTTEYTRRGVSYRRDIIASFPDNVLAIRFEASEKTRFVVRLTRRSDVEWETNEFLDSIRAEDGRIILHATPGGRNSNQLALVLGVSCDADDGSVEAIGNCLIVNTTRCVIAIGAQTTYRVDDPEASALHDVDEALKRPWSELIERHRQDYTDLFGRMSLRMWPAASHIPTEERIKNKRDPGLVALYHNYGRYLLISSSRNSHKALPATLQGIWNPFFAPPWGSKYTININLQMNYWPAAQCNLLECALPVVDLLERMAERGKKTAETMYGCRGWCAHHNTDIWGDTDPQDTWMPASLWSLGGVWVCIDVFNMLKYEYDSALHSRVAPVLEGCVEFLLDFLIPSACGKYLVTNPSLSPENTFLSESGKPGILCEGSVIDMTIVRIAFESFLLSADILNQDHPLRSQVQEALDKLPPLTINDDELIQEWGLKDYKEHEPGHRHVSHLFGLYPGEYIDPITSPKLATAAKRVLERRAANGGGHTGWSRAWLLNLHARLFDAEGCQQHMNLLLGGSTLPNMLDNHPPFQIDGNFGGCAGILECLVQSRIRFEGVVEIRLFPAWPAEWSSGKVARVRAKAGWLVSMEWNEGQCTANLVLEATEPETPDAHVIFPDGEGVLVTGGDPGPRQVQ; encoded by the coding sequence ATGGACGACGCCGATCAGGACCTGGCTCTGCACTACACCTCCCCCGCATCTTCTTGGTCCGAGGCCCTCCCCGTAGGCAACGGCCGGCTGGGGGCAATGATCTACGGGAGAACTACCACCGAGCTGCTCCAGCTCAACGAGGATTCTGTTTGGTACGGCGGCCCGCAGGATAGGACCCCCAGGGATGCTAAACGCAACCTTGCCAAGCTTCGAGAGCTCATTAGAGCCGAGAAGcacgaggaggccgaggccctTGTGAAGGAGGCCTTTTTCGCCACGCCAACTAGCATGCGGCATTATGAGCCATTGGGAAACTGCACTCTTGAATTTAACCATGGTGAGGAGGATGTCAGCGACTTTAGGCGGCGTCTTGATCTGAGCACTTCTCAGAACACCACCGAGTACACGCGCCGAGGTGTTTCTTACCGACGGGATATTATTGCCAGTTTTCCAGACAATGTCTTGGCGATTCGATTTGAAGCGTCGGAAAAGACGCGCTTCGTTGTGCGATTGACGCGAAGGAGCGATGTCGAGTGGGAGACCAACGAGTTTCTCGATAGCATCAGGGCAGAGGACGGTCGCATTATTCTTCACGCTACGCCGGGCGGGAGAAACAGCAATCAATTGGCCCTCGTGCTTGGAGTCTCCTGCGATGCGGATGATGGGAGCGTTGAAGCGATCGGCAATTGTTTGATCGTCAATACGACTCGTTGTGTGATTGCTATCGGCGCGCAGACGACGTATCGAGTCGACGACCCAGAAGCATCTGCACTCCacgatgtcgacgaggctcTCAAGAGGCCTTGGAGCGAATTGATCGAGCGACATCGACAAGACTATACCGATCTCTTTGGCCGAATGTCGCTGCGAATGTGGCCAGCTGCAAGCCATATTCCGACCGAGGAGAGAATAAAGAACAAGCGAGACCCTGGGCTGGTGGCATTGTATCACAACTATGGCCGCTACCTCCTCATCTCTTCGAGCCGAAACTCGCACAAGGCCTTACCAGCGACATTGCAAGGCATTTGGAATCCCTTCTTCGCGCCGCCCTGGGGATCCAAGtacaccatcaacatcaacctccAGATGAACTACTGGCCGGCTGCACAGTGCAACCTTCTCGAGTGCGCACTACCAGTCGTGGATCTCCTCGAAAGAATGGCTGAGCGAGGCAAAAAGACTGCCGAGACGATGTACGGCTGTCGAGGATGGTGCGCCCACCACAATACCGACATTTGGGGTGATACAGATCCCCAAGATACATGGATGCCTGCCAGTCTTTGGTCGTTGGGAGGCGTCTGGGTCTGCATTGATGTCTTCAATATGTTGAAGTATGAGTATGACTCTGCCTTGCACAGTCGAGTTGCTCCAGTGCTTGAAGGCTGTGTCGAGTTTCTACTCGATTTTCTCATTCCATCTGCGTGCGGCAAGTATCTTGTTACCAACCCTTCACTTTCACCAGAGAACACCTTTTTGTCGGAGTCTGGCAAGCCTGGAATTCTCTGTGAAGGATCTGTCATTGATATGACGATTGTTCGCATCGCGTTCGAGAGCTTCCTTCTCAGTGCGGACATTCTCAACCAAGATCATCCCCTCCGAAGCCAGGTTCAGGAAGCTCTTGATAAGCTACCGCCGCTAACTATTAATGACGACGAATTGATACAAGAATGGGGTTTGAAGGACTACAAAGAACATGAGCCCGGCCATCGTCATGTCTCTCATCTCTTCGGCCTCTACCCTGGAGAATACATCGATCCCATCACGTCGCCTAAATTAGCCACCGCAGCAAAGAGGGTGCTTGAACGACGAGCCGCAAATGGAGGAGGTCACACTGGTTGGAGCAGAGCCTGGTTATTGAACCTACACGCCCGTCTTTTCGACGCTGAAGGTTGCCAACAGCACATGAACCTGCTGTTGGGAGGTTCAACACTACCAAACATGCTTGACAATCATCCTCCTTTCCAGATAGACGGGAACTTTGGAGGCTGTGCCGGAATTCTGGAATGTCTTGTGCAGTCCCGGATCAGGTTCGAGGGGGTGGTTGAGATTCGTCTCTTCCCAGCTTGGCCGGCTGAATGGTCATCCGGCAAGGTGGCAAGAGTGCGGGCGAAAGCAGGCTGGCTGGTATCCATGGAATGGAATGAGGGGCAATGCACAGCAAATTTAGTCTTGGAAGCCACGGAGCCTGAAACCCCCGACGCCCATGTCATCTTCCCCGACGGCGAGGGAGTCCTTGTCACCGGAGGAGACCCGGGACCGCGTCAGGTTCAataa